One stretch of Roseovarius mucosus DNA includes these proteins:
- a CDS encoding zinc-dependent alcohol dehydrogenase family protein has protein sequence MRAALLTCYNTPTDITEVPDPDCPRDGAIIAVRACGVCRSDHHAWKGADPDVILPHVMGHEFAGEVLEIGPECRAFAVGDRVTAPFILGCGTCPDCRGGEPTVCNHQQVIGFTGWGAFAERLAIPRADFNLVRLPDTMGYAAAAGMGCRVTTAFRAVVDRAKTQPGEWLSVHGCGGVGLSAIMIGAAIGARVLAIDVNPEALRIAKSLGATATLDASQSPDVGAAVRDLTEGGAHVSLDALGITDTFHNSLKSLRKMGRHVQIGMPLGRHATPELPLLELVYSRQITLHGTRGMGADRFAPLFAMISAGHLDPERLITQRIGLSGLNNALIAMDGFQGYGVTVVDQLSA, from the coding sequence ATGCGCGCAGCCCTCCTGACCTGCTACAATACCCCCACCGACATCACCGAAGTGCCCGATCCCGACTGTCCCCGTGACGGCGCGATCATCGCCGTGCGCGCCTGCGGTGTGTGCCGCTCTGACCATCACGCGTGGAAAGGGGCCGATCCCGATGTCATCCTGCCGCATGTCATGGGGCATGAATTCGCGGGAGAAGTCCTTGAAATCGGGCCAGAATGTCGGGCCTTCGCCGTGGGTGACCGGGTCACGGCCCCGTTCATTCTGGGGTGCGGCACCTGCCCCGATTGCCGGGGCGGAGAGCCCACAGTCTGCAATCACCAACAGGTGATCGGCTTTACCGGCTGGGGGGCCTTTGCGGAACGTCTCGCCATTCCGCGCGCCGATTTCAACCTCGTGCGCCTGCCCGATACGATGGGCTATGCCGCCGCCGCTGGCATGGGATGCCGCGTCACCACGGCCTTTCGCGCCGTCGTGGATCGCGCAAAAACTCAACCCGGTGAATGGCTTAGCGTCCACGGCTGCGGTGGTGTCGGTCTCTCGGCCATCATGATCGGCGCAGCCATCGGTGCCCGTGTTCTGGCCATCGACGTCAACCCCGAGGCGCTGCGCATCGCCAAATCCCTCGGCGCGACAGCCACCCTTGATGCCAGCCAATCCCCAGATGTCGGTGCCGCCGTGCGCGACCTGACCGAAGGCGGCGCGCATGTCTCTCTAGACGCGCTCGGGATCACGGACACCTTTCACAACTCTTTGAAAAGCCTTCGCAAAATGGGGCGTCACGTTCAAATCGGCATGCCCCTTGGCCGCCACGCCACACCCGAATTACCCCTGTTAGAGCTGGTCTATTCTCGCCAGATCACGTTGCACGGCACCCGTGGCATGGGGGCTGACCGCTTCGCCCCCCTCTTCGCCATGATCTCTGCCGGGCATCTCGACCCTGAACGCCTGATCACCCAACGCATCGGATTATCGGGACTTAACAATGCCTTGATCGCAATGGACGGCTTTCAGGGCTATGGCGTCACCGTGGTCGACCAGCTAAGCGCCTGA
- the ndk gene encoding nucleoside-diphosphate kinase: MAVERTLSIIKPDATKRNLTGKINAKFEDAGLRIVAQKRIQLTPEQAGVFYAVHKERPFYGELCEFMASGPVVVQVLEGEGAVAKNREVMGATNPADAAAGTIRAEFAESVGENSVHGSDAAETAAVEIAYFFSGLELVG, encoded by the coding sequence ATGGCTGTTGAACGCACGCTGAGCATTATCAAACCCGACGCGACCAAGCGCAACCTGACCGGCAAGATCAATGCCAAGTTCGAGGATGCAGGTCTGCGCATCGTCGCGCAGAAGCGCATTCAACTGACACCGGAACAGGCGGGTGTTTTCTATGCCGTGCACAAAGAGCGCCCCTTCTACGGCGAACTGTGCGAATTCATGGCGTCTGGCCCGGTTGTGGTGCAGGTTCTGGAAGGCGAGGGCGCTGTGGCCAAGAACCGCGAAGTGATGGGCGCAACCAATCCTGCGGATGCTGCAGCGGGCACGATCCGTGCGGAATTCGCCGAGTCGGTCGGTGAAAATTCTGTCCACGGTTCGGATGCGGCAGAGACTGCAGCGGTCGAGATCGCCTATTTCTTTTCGGGTCTCGAACTGGTCGGCTGA
- a CDS encoding ABC-F family ATP-binding cassette domain-containing protein, whose protein sequence is MLHIDDITYSVAGRTLIESASASIPDGHKVGIVGRNGTGKTTLFRLIRGELALEGGSISLPSRARIGGVAQEVPGNEVSLVNTVLSYDTERAELMEESERSTDGARIAEIQTRLADIDAWSAEARASSILKGLGFTDEEQLMPCSAFSGGWRMRVALAGVLFSQPDLLLLDEPTNYLDLEGALWLETYLARYPHTVLIISHDRGLLNRAVGSILHLEDKKLTLYQGGYETFAETRAARLAAAASEAKKQDARRAHLQSFVDRFRAKASKAVQAQSRLKMIAKLKPITTPQEAALKRFTFPTPEELSPPILRIESGSVGYDGVPVLRRLNLRIDQDDRIALLGRNGEGKSTLSKLLAGKLDPIEGQIHKASKLRVGYFAQHQVEELHLDETPIDHIRRLRPEEAPAKLRARLGGFGIGAEQAETLVGKLSGGQKARLSLMLATLDAPHMLILDEPTNHLDIESREALVEALTAYSGAIILVSHDMHLLGLVADRLWLVRDGAVAPYEGDLESYRAMLLSGSDTEKPSEKPKEIKVKKPSRDAILKLRQDVKRCEERIAKLQDMESKVAAKLADPAIYDDIHGLTQWQKKYAEIEDGLSLAETLWMEALERLETAER, encoded by the coding sequence ATGTTGCACATAGATGATATCACCTATTCGGTCGCGGGCCGAACCCTGATCGAGAGCGCCTCTGCCTCTATCCCCGATGGCCACAAGGTTGGCATCGTGGGCCGCAATGGCACGGGCAAAACCACCCTATTCCGCCTGATCCGGGGCGAATTGGCACTGGAAGGTGGCAGCATCAGCCTGCCGTCGCGCGCGCGCATCGGCGGCGTGGCCCAAGAGGTGCCCGGAAACGAGGTGTCACTGGTCAACACCGTTCTGAGCTATGACACGGAACGTGCTGAACTCATGGAAGAATCCGAGCGCTCGACCGATGGCGCGCGGATCGCCGAAATCCAGACGCGGCTCGCAGATATCGACGCTTGGTCCGCCGAGGCGCGCGCCTCGAGCATCCTTAAAGGACTGGGGTTTACCGACGAAGAACAGCTTATGCCCTGCTCCGCCTTCTCTGGCGGCTGGCGGATGCGCGTGGCCTTGGCAGGTGTGCTTTTCTCGCAACCCGACCTCTTGCTGCTGGACGAACCCACCAACTATCTCGACCTTGAAGGCGCGCTGTGGCTTGAAACCTACCTCGCGCGCTATCCCCATACGGTGCTCATCATCAGCCATGATCGCGGGCTTTTAAACCGCGCCGTGGGCTCGATCCTGCATCTTGAGGATAAAAAACTCACGCTTTATCAAGGCGGTTACGAGACTTTCGCCGAAACCCGTGCCGCCCGTCTTGCCGCTGCCGCCTCTGAGGCGAAAAAGCAAGACGCCCGCCGCGCGCATCTCCAGAGCTTTGTCGACCGCTTCCGCGCCAAGGCGAGCAAGGCCGTGCAGGCACAATCCCGCCTCAAGATGATTGCCAAACTCAAGCCGATCACAACACCGCAAGAGGCAGCACTCAAACGCTTTACCTTTCCCACGCCCGAAGAGTTGTCACCGCCCATCTTGCGGATCGAGAGCGGATCGGTTGGGTATGATGGCGTGCCGGTGCTGCGGCGGTTGAACCTGCGGATCGACCAAGATGACCGGATCGCACTCTTGGGGCGCAATGGTGAAGGGAAATCTACTCTTTCCAAGCTCTTGGCAGGCAAACTTGACCCAATTGAAGGCCAGATTCACAAAGCCTCAAAGCTGCGCGTCGGCTATTTTGCGCAGCATCAGGTCGAGGAATTGCACCTTGATGAAACCCCCATTGACCACATCCGCCGCCTGCGCCCGGAAGAGGCACCCGCGAAACTGCGGGCGCGTTTGGGCGGATTTGGAATCGGGGCCGAACAGGCCGAAACGCTGGTCGGCAAGCTTTCGGGCGGGCAAAAGGCGCGGCTATCGCTGATGCTGGCCACGCTCGATGCGCCGCATATGCTGATTCTCGATGAACCGACCAACCACCTCGATATCGAAAGCCGTGAGGCCCTTGTTGAGGCGCTGACCGCCTATTCCGGCGCGATCATTCTGGTAAGCCATGATATGCACCTGCTGGGGCTGGTGGCGGATCGCCTGTGGCTGGTCCGGGACGGTGCTGTGGCCCCCTATGAGGGTGATCTGGAAAGCTATCGCGCCATGCTGCTCAGCGGCTCGGACACCGAAAAGCCAAGTGAAAAACCCAAGGAAATCAAGGTCAAAAAGCCCTCGCGCGATGCGATCCTCAAGCTGCGACAAGATGTGAAACGCTGCGAAGAGCGTATCGCCAAGCTGCAGGACATGGAGAGCAAGGTCGCCGCGAAATTGGCCGATCCCGCGATCTACGATGACATCCACGGGCTGACCCAATGGCAAAAGAAATACGCCGAGATTGAGGATGGCCTGTCTCTGGCTGAGACCCTCTGGATGGAGGCATTGGAGCGGCTGGAAACGGCAGAGCGCTGA